CAATCGACAATCACTACTGTCCAATTAAGGGCAGGAAGTAAGCGTGTAAGTTCTTTGACATTTATTCGTTAGACGAATTTTCCGTTGTAATCGATTTGAAGTTGGTAGTACCTTCCAGGGTGATTTTTCTCTGACGCAGGATCACTTTGGACTGGTACTGGCATGAACTTTGGTAAGACGGTATTTTCGCAACTTATGGATCAAATCGATCCCAACGAGTTTCGTCGTTTTGTTCGACAACAGAACAAGAGTCATCGGAAGTACCGGTTCTCATGTTGGGAGCAATTTCTGTGCATGGCCTTTGCTCAATTGACTTATCGCGAAAGCCTGCGAGACATCGAGAGCTGTCTCCGATCGCTCGGACCGAAGCTCTATCATAGCGGTATCCGGTCTACCGTCTGTCGTTCAACACTTGCACATGCGAATGAGCACCGTTCGTGGAAGGTCTACCAAGAACTTGCTCTCTCACTCATTGCCAAAGCACAGAGGTTATATCGAGATGACCGGTTTCTAGCAGATCTCGATGGTGCGGTCTATGCTTTTGATTCCTCGATCATCAAACTGTGCTTAGAACTCTTTCCCTGGGCTCGTGCAGCGAACCATCAGGCCACGTGTGCTGGGGTGAAGCTTCACACGCTTCTGGACGTGCAGTCAAATGTCCCTGTTTTTGCAAGGGTTACCGCCGCAAACGTCGGTGATCTGCGTATCCTCGATGAGTTGGTTTATGAAGCCGGTGCCTTCTATGTCTTAGACCGTGGCTACACAGGGTTCACCAGCTTAAAGCGCATCGACAATGCAGGAGCGTTCTTTGTCATCCGGGCCAAGCGAGATCTTCGCTTCAGCAGAGTCTACTCACACACGATGTCGAAGATTGGTAACGTCAGAGTCGATCAAACCATCACTCTGGTTATTCCGCGTTCACATCAGGAGTATCCAGATCAGTTGCGCCGCATCAAGGTCTTTGATCCTGTGAACAAGTGTTCACTTGTGTTCCTGACGAACAATTTTATCCTCGATGCTCTGACTGTTGCAGAACTCTATCGTCTGCGTTGGAAGATCGAACTGTTCTTCAAGTGGATCAAACAACACTTGCGTATTAAGGCGTTCCTCGGTACGACTCCTAACGCTGTCAGCACCCAGATTTGGATCGCATTGACAGTCTACGTTTTGGTCGCGATTGTGAAAAAAGAGCTCGGCCTCGAACAGCCGCTCTACACAATTCTACAAATCTTGAGCATCACGCTCTTTGAGAAAGAACCGATTTTACAAGTACTTACAGAGTCCCAACAAAAAGTCGAGACCTGTCTTCACCGCAACCAGTTGAATCTTTTCAACTTGTAGTTGGACAGCAGTGATCGACAATCGACAATTTCTTGTACCCCCAATTTACCCCGATGTTCTTAGTCGGGGCGAGATTCCCGCCTGCATCTTGAGAAACAGACTCCGGCGGGCAGGCGAACTCGTGTACCGAGCTTGAAAAGATAATCGGACCTAAGGAAACTGGCGTGCAATCAGTGTCTTTCTCGGCTCACAATTCGATCGTTATTAGCACCTCTTAGCAGACAATCCCGCCGCTAACACGTGGATTCACATCGAAGTTACGGAAACCAGAATTCTCTCTCAAGTCTTTAAGCCTAGGTCATGTCACGCGATACCCGGCCTGTTCCAGGTTCAATTCCGCGGCCGGGTAATCATCGCTATTTGCAGCCCTTGACAAATCCTTTGAATGGGCACTGTAGCTGGAGATTCAGCTTTCCTGAACACAAACCGCAAAAGAAACTCAGTGTAGAAGTTCATGATGCAGTTCTGGCCCTAATCAACTCTTAAAGAGGACAAAGTCGATGAAAGGAGCGAGCGAAGCACTGCTAACTCTTTCTTCATTTTCCGCGTCCCTTCGATTCACTTTCAAACAAACTCAATCTCACTTCTTGTCAGCATGGAGTAGTTCTTGATGCTGACGGATAACACCTTCGAGACCCGCTTTGTTGACCAGGTTATAGTACTCATCGGGGTCGTTGTTATGGTCATACAACTCTTTGCCTGCTCTCCCCTCGTCCCATTCCGTATATCGCCAACGCTTCGTCCTCACAGAATGCCCTTGAATACGGCCTCGCTGCACCTGTGTGTAAGCTCCCGTTTTCCCCTCTTGTGCAGGATCGCAGATCAACGGTCTGAAAGAGACACCTTCGAGATTCTTGGCAGAAGTGAGTCCACAAATATCCGTAATGGTCGGAAACACGTCAAGCGATTCTACGATGGAATGACACGTCTTACCTTCGGCCGTCTCGCCGGGCGCATACACCATCAGCGGCACACGGCAGCTGTGATCATACAGCACATTCTTGTTCCACCAGTTGTGCTCACCAAGGTTGTACCCATGGTCCGCCATTACTATCACCACGGTGTCCTTCCAGAGATTCAGCCCGTCCATGGCGTCAAGGACGTGGCCGATTTGAGCATCGACGAATGTGGTGCATGCATAGTATGCTCTCAGGAATTCCTTCTTGTCGCTCTCCGAGAATTCATCGAAATTTCTTTTCCATCCGCTGCCGATCCTTACTCCCGAATCCTCCTCGATGTTGCCTGGTACAGTAGGTGGAACAATTTCATCCAGCGGATACATATCAAAGTATTGCTTAGGCGCAATGAACGGATCATGGGGCTTGTGGAAACCAACCGCTATGAAGAAGTTTTGGTCGCGTTTCCTGCCGAGCAGTTCGACGGCTTTCAGTGTATTCTTCCCATCGGAATGATCGCTGTCGTGACCTTCGGCAGCCAGCCATCGGCACCACTCCACGCTCCCGTTCGTCATGTTCCTCCCGGTCCCCTTCTTCGCAATTTCATTGTCATCAAAGTCGAATTTCTCGGCCCACGCTTTCGGATCATCATGCTCACCGGTGCCATGGAATACCTTGCCCACCCTGGCTGTATAGTATCCGGAATCCTTGAACACCGCCGGAAGAGTTACGACGTCGGGATTTTCGTGAAAGAGCGCTTTCACATTGTCCAGAATTCCAATCGTGTCCGGTCGCAAGCCGGTGAGTAATGAGGATCGACTTGGATTACAGACCGGAAATTGGCAATACGCCTTTTTGAAGAGCACACTCTTTCTTGCGAGTCTGTCAATGTTCGGAGTTCGGACGACAGGGCTGCCATAGCATCCAAGCACACTGTCTCTCAGATCTTCGATCATCATGAACAGCACGTTCTTCGCATTGGAGGAAGAGGCAGTATCTTGAGAGTCCTCGGCTAGAGTAGATTGAACAGCTTCTGGCAGCAACGCTCCGGCAATCGAGAACCTTAGGCCAGTTTTCATGAACTCTCTTCTGCTTTGAGACATAGACATACCTTTCCGACAATTGCTCTTTGGATATACCCCTCTTCGACAACATCATCTCTTCAGTTGCTTTGAATTACTCATGGAAAAAGGTTTGGAATCTCTCATCCTGCCAAAATCCCCCTGCGGCCGGTCGCTCATCCTGTACTCGACGGTACCCCCCGCCATGATATCACTATGATCCAGATAGAGCTTTGTGTAGGATCTCCCATTTAGTCGTGCTGATTCGATATAGGGTTGGTTCTCTCCATTGTTAAGGCTCTTAATCACGAAACTTTTTCCGCCTGGAAGCGCCAGCGTGACTCGCGAGAATGCGGGACTGCCGATTACGTATTGCGGGGTACCGGGACAGACCGGATAGAATCCAAGTTTCGCAAAGATGTACCAGGCGGACATTTGTCCCGAATCATCGTTGCCGCTCAGCCCGCCAGGGCCGGAACCGTACTCCTCCCGCAGAACACGGCGCACAATCTCCTGCGTCTTCTCCGGTTGACCAGAAAAGCAATAAAGATAGATGACTTGATGGCACGGTTCATTGCCATGCCAGTACTGGCCGGTCGCAAAAAGAGTATCCAGCTTAGCATTGAAGGGTGCCTCGCCCCCCATCAGCCTGATCAGTCCAGCAATGTCGTGGGGCACATACCACGTATAGTGCTGCGGCGTTCCCTCGGTGATATAAGGCATGCGCTCGGTTGCAACAAACTGTTCCGCCCAGCGTCCGTCCGCATGGCGACCGCGAACGTATCCGACGGTTGAATCATAGACAAGCTGATATCCGAGAGATCGCCGTTTGAGCAACTCAAAGTCCTCTGTCTTTCCCAACCTCTTTGCCAACTGCGCCAGGACGAAATCATCGTAGGCATACTCGAGGGTCCGGGATACTTGTTCTCCTTTGTGAAAAGCGTGGAGGACCTGGTCCTCGAGAGGGACGTAGCCGTAACGGAGATATGACGACAACGCCCTTCGTCCTTTGCCGTCAAGATATTCCTCGGAATCCGCCGGGGTCCGAAAAGCGTTCTGATGCATATACGAATACGCCTTCACGGTATCGAATCCTTGTATTCCTTTGACCCACGCATCTCCCAAAACGGAAATCGCGTGATCACCTATCATGGCGCAGGTATAACTGCTCCACATGGGAAAAATCGGCAGCCATCCCCCCTGTTCGGCCTTGAGGATCAGGGAGCGCATCATGTCGGCGCTCTTCTCCGGAAAGAGGAGATTGTAAAGGGGATGCAGGGCGCGATAGGTATCCCACAGTGAAAAATCGTCGTAGTAGTCGAAACCTACCGCTTTGTGAATCGTCGGATCTCCGGCAAAGCCGGGATAGGAGCCGTCACAGTCGCTCATGATCCGGGGTTGCTGCAGACTGTGGTATAGGGCAGTGTAGAACTTCACCATCTCTTCGTCGTTCGTCCCCTCGATCTCTATGCGACCTAGGAGGCGGTTCCACTCCTTGCGCAGACCGCTGCGGATGCGGGCAAAATCCCAATCCGGCACTTCCGTTTCAAGATTTCTACGCGCCTCTTCGATGCTCGTGAATGATGTACCCACGCGGGCGGATACCTTTTGTCCCTTCGCCGGCCCATAGCTGACGAAGGCCCCGACCTCAGGTTGGTCTTGAATACTCGCGAGACGATAGCGCAGAAATTCCTTGGTATATACTCCCCAATTGTCAAACGGCCGATCGAACTGCATGACGAAATAGCCCTTGAAGCCGGCATACTTTCCCCATCCCTGGTAGATCCGGTGCACCGGATTGTATCCAACGATTTCGTTGCGGTCGGGATCGACTCGCACGAACCCAAGCCCTTCATCGCTGTTGGGATTGACGATGATGTGCGCCGAGTCGGCGCCGGAGAAGGTGAAACTGAACATGCCGCAGCGGGTGGTGGCGGTCATCTCTGCCAGTACATTGTAATCTTCCAACAGGACCCTGTAGTAATCTGGTGCGGCGGTCTCGTGCTTATGTGTGAAACGGCTGGCCCGCGCCTCCGGCCGACAGCGCAGCTCTCCCGCTACAGGCATGATCGTGAAGCTGCCATAATCCTGAGTGCAGGAGCCACTCAGCCAGTGCGAACCGCGAAAGCCCTGGATCAGGGAATCGGTGTAATAGTAAGGGGCAATGCATTTCTTTTCTGTGTCGCGGGTCTGAGGCGACCAGTTGGTCATACCGAACGGCATGGTAACTGCCGGTACGACCTGGGCGTTGGCCTCGAGTTTTTCTGAGTGCCTGAGGGCTCCTGGTGTCCTTGCCGGGCCTGTGCCAATCAGGGGATCGACATAGTCGATGAGAGTTTTGCCGGTGCGAACGCCCCAGCCGGTGGCAAGGATGAACGCTGTCAATAAGGGTAGCGTATATCCAAATCGTCGCATGAGGTTCCGAATCATTTCTGCGCCTGCAAGACCGGAAGCGGACCCATCTCCAGTTCCAGGAGCCCACCTTTCATGAGCTCTTCATGGGAAAAGAAAAGCTTGTCGAGCTTTGCGCCATTGAGTTTGGCGCTCTGGATATATTTGCAGGTCGGCAAGTTGTTGTGCGCCACGACGCGGAACTCCCGGCCGTTTTCCAGGCGAATGGTCACGTCGGCGAATTGCGGGCTTGTGATGGTGTAGGCAGGAATACCGGGCGTGACCGGATAGAAACCCATTGCGCTGAAGACCACAAAAGCTGACATGCCGCCGCCATCCTCGTCGCCAGGAATGCCGAAGATCGAATCGTTGAACCATGTCTCGAGGAGAAGACGGGTCCACTTCTGTGTCTTCCAGGGCGAATCGGTGAAGTTGAAAAGGTAGGGAATATGGAAGCTGGGTTCATTCCCCATGGAGAATTGTCCGACGAGAGCGGTTGCATCCGGGAAAACCGCCCAGTAACTGTATTTGCTGCGGCCCAATCCCTCACGAAACAGCTGGTCGAGCTTTGCTTCGAGACCGCTTTTACCGCCGAGCAAATTCGTCAGACCGGGGATATCGTGCTGTGTCTGCCACAGGTAGGTCCAGCCGTTGTTCTCATCATAGTAGTCCCGACCGCCCGGGCCGCCGTCAAACTTCGGATCGATATTGATCCACTTGCCGAGCGAATCTTTCGGCATGAACATCTTTTTATCCGGATTCCAGAGGTTGAGATAATTACGCGAGCGCGGCCGATATCGTTCGGCCACATCGCCGCGACCAAGCTCCGTCGCCATCTCAGCCACAGCCCAGTCGTCGTAACTGTGCCCCAAGGTAACAGCGACGGCTTGCCGTTTTTCAAAGGAGTCGACCAGAGTGTAACTCTCTTTTT
The Ignavibacteriales bacterium DNA segment above includes these coding regions:
- a CDS encoding GH92 family glycosyl hydrolase, yielding MIRNLMRRFGYTLPLLTAFILATGWGVRTGKTLIDYVDPLIGTGPARTPGALRHSEKLEANAQVVPAVTMPFGMTNWSPQTRDTEKKCIAPYYYTDSLIQGFRGSHWLSGSCTQDYGSFTIMPVAGELRCRPEARASRFTHKHETAAPDYYRVLLEDYNVLAEMTATTRCGMFSFTFSGADSAHIIVNPNSDEGLGFVRVDPDRNEIVGYNPVHRIYQGWGKYAGFKGYFVMQFDRPFDNWGVYTKEFLRYRLASIQDQPEVGAFVSYGPAKGQKVSARVGTSFTSIEEARRNLETEVPDWDFARIRSGLRKEWNRLLGRIEIEGTNDEEMVKFYTALYHSLQQPRIMSDCDGSYPGFAGDPTIHKAVGFDYYDDFSLWDTYRALHPLYNLLFPEKSADMMRSLILKAEQGGWLPIFPMWSSYTCAMIGDHAISVLGDAWVKGIQGFDTVKAYSYMHQNAFRTPADSEEYLDGKGRRALSSYLRYGYVPLEDQVLHAFHKGEQVSRTLEYAYDDFVLAQLAKRLGKTEDFELLKRRSLGYQLVYDSTVGYVRGRHADGRWAEQFVATERMPYITEGTPQHYTWYVPHDIAGLIRLMGGEAPFNAKLDTLFATGQYWHGNEPCHQVIYLYCFSGQPEKTQEIVRRVLREEYGSGPGGLSGNDDSGQMSAWYIFAKLGFYPVCPGTPQYVIGSPAFSRVTLALPGGKSFVIKSLNNGENQPYIESARLNGRSYTKLYLDHSDIMAGGTVEYRMSDRPQGDFGRMRDSKPFSMSNSKQLKR
- a CDS encoding sulfatase, whose translation is MKTGLRFSIAGALLPEAVQSTLAEDSQDTASSSNAKNVLFMMIEDLRDSVLGCYGSPVVRTPNIDRLARKSVLFKKAYCQFPVCNPSRSSLLTGLRPDTIGILDNVKALFHENPDVVTLPAVFKDSGYYTARVGKVFHGTGEHDDPKAWAEKFDFDDNEIAKKGTGRNMTNGSVEWCRWLAAEGHDSDHSDGKNTLKAVELLGRKRDQNFFIAVGFHKPHDPFIAPKQYFDMYPLDEIVPPTVPGNIEEDSGVRIGSGWKRNFDEFSESDKKEFLRAYYACTTFVDAQIGHVLDAMDGLNLWKDTVVIVMADHGYNLGEHNWWNKNVLYDHSCRVPLMVYAPGETAEGKTCHSIVESLDVFPTITDICGLTSAKNLEGVSFRPLICDPAQEGKTGAYTQVQRGRIQGHSVRTKRWRYTEWDEGRAGKELYDHNNDPDEYYNLVNKAGLEGVIRQHQELLHADKK
- a CDS encoding IS4 family transposase, with the protein product MNFGKTVFSQLMDQIDPNEFRRFVRQQNKSHRKYRFSCWEQFLCMAFAQLTYRESLRDIESCLRSLGPKLYHSGIRSTVCRSTLAHANEHRSWKVYQELALSLIAKAQRLYRDDRFLADLDGAVYAFDSSIIKLCLELFPWARAANHQATCAGVKLHTLLDVQSNVPVFARVTAANVGDLRILDELVYEAGAFYVLDRGYTGFTSLKRIDNAGAFFVIRAKRDLRFSRVYSHTMSKIGNVRVDQTITLVIPRSHQEYPDQLRRIKVFDPVNKCSLVFLTNNFILDALTVAELYRLRWKIELFFKWIKQHLRIKAFLGTTPNAVSTQIWIALTVYVLVAIVKKELGLEQPLYTILQILSITLFEKEPILQVLTESQQKVETCLHRNQLNLFNL